A window of the Gemmatimonadaceae bacterium genome harbors these coding sequences:
- a CDS encoding SRPBCC family protein, which yields MVRPVPLVFDPELDLILERVVDVSPSDIWDAWTKPAQLVKWFTPAPWTTTNCEVDLRAGGRFFAVMRSPEGEEFSNVGCYLEVIPEQRLVWTNAMAPGFRPLEPAPPAHEGDFPFTAVLTLEKRGAGTRYTAHVRHANTDGRRKHEAMQFHAGWSAALDQLVAMVKKRRARKKPAKPTTKRRARPTK from the coding sequence ATGGTCCGTCCCGTTCCACTCGTGTTTGATCCGGAGCTCGACCTCATCCTCGAGCGCGTCGTGGATGTCTCGCCGTCCGACATCTGGGACGCATGGACAAAGCCGGCACAGCTCGTCAAGTGGTTCACACCGGCGCCGTGGACGACCACCAACTGTGAGGTCGACCTGCGGGCCGGCGGCCGTTTCTTCGCCGTGATGCGCTCGCCCGAGGGCGAGGAGTTTTCGAATGTAGGTTGCTATCTCGAGGTGATTCCCGAGCAGCGCCTGGTGTGGACCAACGCCATGGCCCCCGGCTTCCGTCCGCTCGAGCCGGCGCCGCCGGCCCACGAAGGCGACTTCCCATTCACCGCAGTGCTGACCCTCGAGAAACGCGGCGCGGGGACCAGATACACGGCGCACGTCCGGCATGCAAACACTGACGGACGGCGGAAGCATGAAGCCATGCAGTTCCACGCCGGTTGGAGCGCCGCCCTCGACCAGCTGGTTGCGATGGTGAAGAAGCGGCGTGCCAGGAAGAAACCCGCGAAACCGACGACCAAACGTCGCGCACGACCCACGAAGTAG
- a CDS encoding DUF1810 domain-containing protein translates to MPTDHQDSRGSGDPFNLGRFVAAQAALYADVVDELSAGRKRTHWIWFIFPQCAGLGSSQMSRRFAIGSLDEARAYLAHPVLGPRLVACTTLVVQHAERSAEEIFGALDARKFGSSMTLFAAVAGTDSAFAHAITTHCAGERDAETLRLLGIL, encoded by the coding sequence ATGCCCACTGACCACCAGGATTCTCGCGGATCAGGCGATCCGTTCAACCTCGGGCGCTTTGTCGCGGCGCAGGCCGCGCTGTATGCCGATGTGGTCGACGAGTTGTCGGCCGGTCGGAAACGCACGCACTGGATCTGGTTCATCTTCCCGCAGTGCGCCGGCCTGGGGTCGAGCCAGATGTCTCGTCGCTTTGCGATCGGTTCACTCGATGAGGCACGCGCGTATCTAGCCCACCCCGTGCTGGGTCCCCGCCTGGTGGCGTGCACAACGCTGGTGGTGCAGCACGCCGAACGTTCGGCGGAGGAGATCTTCGGTGCGCTGGACGCGCGCAAGTTCGGCTCCAGCATGACGCTCTTCGCGGCAGTCGCCGGCACAGACTCTGCCTTCGCACATGCCATCACGACGCACTGCGCCGGCGAGCGTGATGCGGAAACACTGCGGTTGCTGGGCATCCTGTAG
- a CDS encoding thiolase family protein — MQLKDAVIVSAVRSAVARGKKDGSLATVHAVDLSAELLKGVVQRAKVDPALVDDVIWGCAFPEGTQGLNVARLAALRAGFPVEVSGATVNRFCSSGLQSIAFAAQSIMTGLCDVVIAGGIEMMSAVPMSGFHTRLHPEMTESNIGMGHTAERVAKLWGITREQADQFALASQQKASAAIQRGAFVDEIVPIPVQKVAWKGTKKTVEVVPFAVDEMPRADTTIEGLAKLKPAFSAKGVSTAGNSSPLSDGSAAVLLMSADKAQALGLRSLARFVTFATAGVAPDVMGIGPIKAVPKALAKAGLSLEAIRMIELNEAFAVQGLAVMKDLGMDAARTNVNGGAIALGHPLGATGAKLTTQLVHALGKAGGGLGMVTMCIGGGMGAAGIFEVYPAT, encoded by the coding sequence ATGCAACTGAAGGACGCAGTGATCGTGAGCGCGGTCCGTTCGGCCGTCGCTCGCGGCAAGAAGGACGGCAGCCTCGCGACCGTGCATGCGGTGGACCTGAGCGCCGAGCTGCTGAAGGGCGTCGTCCAGCGCGCCAAGGTGGACCCCGCACTGGTGGACGACGTCATCTGGGGATGCGCCTTCCCCGAGGGGACGCAGGGGCTCAACGTCGCGCGGCTGGCTGCGCTGCGCGCCGGCTTCCCGGTGGAAGTGTCGGGCGCCACCGTCAACCGGTTCTGCTCGTCCGGCCTGCAGAGCATCGCGTTTGCGGCGCAGAGCATCATGACGGGACTGTGCGACGTCGTGATTGCCGGCGGCATCGAGATGATGAGCGCGGTCCCGATGTCCGGATTCCACACGCGGCTGCACCCGGAGATGACGGAATCCAACATCGGCATGGGGCACACCGCCGAGCGCGTGGCGAAGCTGTGGGGGATCACGCGGGAGCAGGCCGATCAGTTCGCGCTCGCATCGCAGCAGAAGGCCTCGGCGGCCATCCAGCGCGGCGCCTTCGTGGACGAGATCGTGCCGATTCCCGTTCAGAAGGTCGCGTGGAAGGGGACGAAGAAGACGGTGGAGGTCGTGCCCTTCGCGGTGGACGAGATGCCGCGCGCTGACACCACGATTGAGGGATTGGCCAAGCTCAAGCCCGCGTTCTCCGCGAAGGGAGTGTCGACGGCCGGCAATTCATCACCGCTTTCCGATGGCTCCGCCGCCGTGCTGTTGATGAGCGCCGACAAGGCGCAGGCACTCGGGCTCAGGTCGCTGGCGCGATTCGTGACGTTCGCCACCGCCGGCGTTGCACCCGACGTGATGGGGATTGGTCCCATCAAGGCGGTGCCGAAAGCGCTCGCCAAGGCCGGACTGTCGCTCGAGGCGATTAGGATGATCGAACTGAACGAGGCCTTCGCCGTGCAGGGGCTCGCCGTGATGAAGGACCTCGGCATGGACGCGGCGCGCACCAACGTGAACGGCGGGGCCATCGCACTCGGTCACCCGCTGGGCGCCACGGGAGCGAAGCTCACCACGCAGCTCGTGCACGCACTGGGCAAGGCGGGCGGTGGACTCGGGATGGTGACGATGTGCATCGGCGGCGGGATGGGAGCCGCGGGGATCTTCGAGGTGTATCCCGCGACCTGA
- a CDS encoding 3-hydroxyacyl-CoA dehydrogenase/enoyl-CoA hydratase family protein, which yields MRITKVGVVGAGVMGSGIAALAASAGLPVVLLDIPGSDDAASPERSGPARKGLEKAKKSKPAAFMDPDRAGLITTGNTADDLGLLADCDWIVEVIIEQPGPKQELFAKLETIAPNALVTSNTSGIPMEILLKGRSEAFKRNFLGTHYFNPPRYMHLLELIPTPYTAPETLASIREFSERAMGKGVVLCKDVPGFVANRLGVFGMFATFKLMEEFNLTIDEVDGLTGQLIGRAKTATFRTGDLSGLDVLAHVSAGLSQATGEDFTLPAWVHEIVKRGWLGDKTGGGFYKKEGKDIRTLDWHTLEYVPQVRLSTPEIDALLKLPVAERIARVRDLPGKYGDFLRKMLTIVAYHTARLAPDLARDIAGVDRALEWGYGWEIGPFRVMDALGLDWLRAQFKEHGFSEPALFAQATKGFYTGAGRAEQLATTSGYAPVPAIPGKIDLAARRADGHVVDENKEARVIDLGDGVLCLEFCGKMNTLGTGVVEMIARTINRVSKGKYVGLVIGNDDPRTFTAGANLAQQGPALMSGDWKAIEAGIARFQDASMSLRRAPFPIVAAPFGLTLGGGVEFSIHCDAVQPHAELYLGLVEVGVGILPAGGGTKELAFRFTRELAAYEEADPFEGIKRAFKLIALAQVSTSAHEAIKLGYLRTSDRISMNRDVLLGDAKARVLDLAPGYVAPPPMTMRALGKEALANLDYALFSFQEGGQATAHDVRIGHEIAYVLSGGDGPPREVTEQDLIDLEREACLRLLGTKETQARLQYMLETGKPLRN from the coding sequence ATGCGCATCACGAAAGTGGGCGTCGTCGGCGCGGGCGTCATGGGCAGCGGCATCGCCGCGCTCGCCGCCTCCGCCGGCCTTCCCGTGGTCCTGCTCGACATTCCCGGCAGCGACGATGCCGCCTCGCCCGAGCGGTCGGGTCCCGCCCGCAAAGGGCTGGAGAAGGCGAAGAAGTCCAAGCCCGCCGCGTTCATGGACCCCGACCGCGCGGGGCTGATCACCACCGGCAACACGGCGGATGACCTCGGCCTGCTTGCCGACTGCGACTGGATTGTCGAGGTCATCATCGAACAACCGGGCCCGAAGCAGGAGCTGTTCGCGAAGCTCGAGACGATCGCCCCCAATGCACTCGTCACGTCGAACACGTCGGGCATTCCGATGGAGATCCTGCTGAAGGGACGCAGCGAGGCGTTCAAGCGGAACTTCCTCGGCACGCACTATTTCAATCCGCCGCGCTACATGCACCTGCTCGAGCTCATTCCCACGCCGTACACGGCGCCGGAGACGCTCGCGAGCATTCGCGAGTTCTCCGAACGCGCGATGGGCAAGGGTGTGGTGCTCTGCAAGGACGTGCCGGGCTTTGTCGCCAATCGGCTGGGCGTTTTCGGCATGTTCGCGACGTTCAAGCTGATGGAGGAGTTCAACCTCACCATCGACGAGGTGGACGGCCTCACCGGACAGCTCATCGGACGCGCGAAGACCGCGACCTTCCGCACGGGCGACTTGTCAGGCCTCGATGTGCTCGCGCACGTCAGCGCCGGCCTGTCGCAGGCGACCGGCGAGGACTTCACGCTGCCAGCGTGGGTGCACGAGATCGTCAAGCGCGGCTGGCTGGGTGACAAGACGGGCGGCGGCTTCTACAAGAAGGAAGGCAAGGACATCAGGACGCTCGACTGGCACACGCTCGAGTACGTGCCGCAGGTGCGACTGTCCACGCCCGAGATCGACGCGCTGCTCAAGCTCCCGGTGGCGGAGCGCATCGCCAGGGTGCGCGACCTCCCGGGCAAGTACGGCGACTTCCTGCGCAAGATGCTGACCATCGTGGCGTACCACACGGCGCGACTCGCGCCGGACCTCGCGCGCGACATCGCCGGCGTGGACCGCGCGCTCGAGTGGGGGTACGGCTGGGAGATCGGGCCGTTCCGGGTGATGGATGCGTTGGGACTCGACTGGCTGCGCGCGCAATTCAAGGAACACGGCTTCAGCGAGCCGGCACTCTTCGCGCAGGCCACGAAGGGATTCTACACGGGCGCGGGCCGCGCCGAGCAGTTGGCGACGACATCGGGCTATGCCCCCGTCCCCGCCATTCCCGGGAAGATCGACCTCGCCGCGCGACGCGCCGACGGACACGTGGTGGACGAGAACAAGGAGGCGCGCGTCATTGACCTCGGTGACGGCGTGCTCTGCCTGGAGTTCTGCGGCAAGATGAACACGCTGGGCACCGGCGTGGTGGAGATGATCGCAAGAACCATCAACCGCGTGTCGAAGGGCAAGTACGTGGGACTCGTGATCGGCAACGACGATCCGCGCACGTTCACCGCGGGCGCCAACCTCGCGCAGCAGGGACCGGCGCTGATGAGCGGTGACTGGAAGGCCATCGAGGCGGGCATCGCGCGGTTCCAGGACGCGTCGATGTCGCTGCGTCGCGCGCCCTTCCCGATTGTCGCCGCGCCGTTCGGGCTTACGCTCGGCGGCGGCGTGGAGTTCTCCATCCACTGCGACGCGGTGCAGCCGCATGCCGAACTCTACCTGGGTCTCGTGGAAGTCGGCGTGGGGATCCTGCCGGCGGGCGGCGGCACCAAGGAGCTCGCCTTCCGGTTCACGCGCGAACTCGCGGCGTACGAGGAGGCCGATCCGTTCGAGGGCATCAAGCGCGCCTTCAAGCTGATCGCGCTCGCGCAGGTGAGCACCAGCGCGCACGAAGCCATCAAGCTGGGGTACCTGCGCACGAGCGACCGCATCTCGATGAACCGCGACGTGCTGCTGGGCGACGCCAAGGCGCGCGTGCTGGATCTCGCGCCCGGCTACGTTGCGCCGCCGCCGATGACGATGCGCGCACTGGGCAAGGAAGCGCTCGCCAACCTCGACTACGCGCTCTTCTCGTTCCAGGAAGGCGGGCAGGCGACCGCGCATGACGTCCGGATCGGGCATGAGATCGCGTACGTGCTCTCCGGCGGCGACGGACCGCCGCGCGAGGTGACCGAGCAGGATCTTATCGACCTCGAGCGCGAGGCCTGCCTCCGCCTCCTCGGCACCAAGGAGACGCAGGCCCGGCTGCAGTACATGCTCGAGACCGGCAAGCCCCTGCGGAACTGA
- a CDS encoding TfoX/Sxy family protein: MATDAGYAEYVCDQLHAAGGISARKMFGEYGLYRHDKIVGLICDNQLFVKPTPAGEAVLGTPTYGPPYPGAKPFFNVSDLLDDPEWLVRLIEATDAALPAPKKKAPKRDASRSKPPKPANDRKRPPAKSARRPKPTKATKQPAPKK; the protein is encoded by the coding sequence ATGGCAACAGATGCCGGCTATGCAGAGTATGTCTGCGACCAGCTGCATGCCGCGGGCGGCATCAGCGCGCGCAAGATGTTCGGCGAATACGGGCTGTATCGTCACGACAAGATCGTGGGGCTGATCTGCGACAATCAGCTCTTCGTGAAACCGACGCCGGCCGGCGAGGCGGTGCTCGGCACGCCGACCTACGGCCCGCCCTACCCGGGGGCGAAACCGTTCTTCAACGTCTCAGATCTGCTGGACGACCCCGAGTGGCTGGTCCGGCTGATCGAGGCGACGGATGCCGCCCTCCCCGCGCCAAAGAAGAAGGCCCCGAAGAGGGATGCGTCCAGGTCGAAGCCGCCGAAGCCGGCCAACGACAGGAAACGCCCGCCCGCCAAGTCCGCCAGGAGACCTAAGCCCACGAAAGCCACGAAGCAGCCGGCGCCGAAGAAGTAG
- a CDS encoding glycoside hydrolase family 97 protein — protein sequence MSRAIPSIQRAAALLAATFLAAPIAARAQLPATVASPDGQNIVTVALDHGVLRYAVTRHGANVIMPSVLGFEFRGAPRLRDGLRVVDVVRAEHDETWTQPWGEVRKVRDHHRELRVTVEEAQAPGRRFVAVFRVFNDGLGFRYELPAQPALQAFEIMEELTEFSMASDGRAWWIPSFQPNRYEYLFRASPLSTLDTVHTPLTMEMPSGLHVVLHEADLFDYAGLNIRGGKEQNRTLRVMLAPMRDGVKVRGVTPFVTPWRTIQLADRAADLVPSVIGLNLNPPSKIADPSFVTPMTYDGIWWGMHINTMTWQSGPIHGATTANARRYIDFAAANRLGGMLVEGWNVGWDGNWVENGDKFSFTQPYPDFDLPAVAAYARSKGVRLIGHHETGMGIANYERQLDSAFALYKSLGITAVKTGYVGDKTKEGDAHHSQLMVRHYRRVIETAAKYGIAINAHEPIHDTGERRTWPNMISREGARGQEYNAWGGDGGNPPEHETILFFTRMLAGPMDYTPGIFDIEITRPTGKPRPHEASRPRTTLAKQLALYVVLYSPIQMAADLPENYEGQPAFQFVRDVAVDWDTTRVLEGKIGDYVVVARKAKARDEWFIGAITDESARTFTVRLPFLTAGKRYVAEIYADGPGAHYLTKPTAVQILKADVTSTSALTLKLAPGGGQAIRIRPVAR from the coding sequence ATGTCGCGAGCCATCCCGAGCATCCAGCGCGCCGCCGCCCTTCTGGCCGCGACGTTCCTCGCCGCGCCGATCGCTGCGCGTGCCCAACTTCCCGCCACCGTTGCCTCACCGGACGGCCAGAACATCGTCACCGTGGCCCTCGACCACGGCGTCCTGCGCTACGCGGTGACACGGCACGGGGCCAACGTCATCATGCCCAGTGTCCTGGGGTTCGAGTTCCGCGGCGCCCCGCGCCTGCGCGACGGCCTGCGCGTCGTGGACGTGGTGCGCGCGGAGCACGACGAGACCTGGACGCAGCCCTGGGGTGAAGTCCGGAAGGTGCGCGATCACCATCGCGAACTGCGCGTCACGGTCGAGGAAGCCCAGGCGCCGGGCCGCCGGTTTGTTGCCGTCTTCCGCGTCTTCAACGACGGGCTCGGGTTCCGCTACGAACTCCCGGCGCAGCCGGCGCTGCAGGCATTCGAGATCATGGAGGAACTGACCGAGTTCAGCATGGCGAGCGATGGCCGCGCCTGGTGGATTCCGTCCTTCCAGCCCAACCGGTACGAGTATCTCTTCCGCGCGTCGCCGCTCTCCACGCTCGACACCGTGCATACGCCGCTCACGATGGAGATGCCGAGCGGGCTGCACGTCGTGCTTCACGAGGCCGACCTGTTCGATTACGCCGGGCTCAACATCCGCGGCGGCAAGGAGCAGAATCGCACGCTGCGCGTGATGCTCGCCCCCATGCGCGACGGGGTGAAGGTCCGCGGCGTCACCCCGTTCGTCACGCCGTGGCGCACCATCCAGCTGGCCGACCGCGCGGCGGATCTGGTGCCGTCCGTGATCGGGCTCAACCTGAATCCGCCCAGCAAGATCGCCGATCCGAGCTTCGTGACGCCGATGACGTACGACGGCATCTGGTGGGGAATGCACATCAACACGATGACGTGGCAGTCGGGGCCGATCCACGGCGCGACGACGGCGAACGCCAGGCGGTACATCGATTTTGCCGCAGCCAACCGGCTGGGCGGGATGCTCGTGGAGGGATGGAACGTCGGGTGGGATGGGAACTGGGTCGAGAACGGCGACAAGTTCTCGTTCACCCAGCCCTATCCCGACTTCGACTTGCCGGCCGTCGCGGCGTATGCCCGGAGCAAGGGGGTGCGCCTCATCGGCCACCACGAGACGGGAATGGGCATTGCCAACTACGAGCGGCAACTCGACAGCGCCTTTGCCCTCTACAAGTCGCTCGGCATCACCGCCGTCAAGACCGGATACGTGGGCGACAAGACGAAGGAAGGCGACGCGCATCACTCGCAGCTGATGGTACGCCACTATCGCCGGGTGATCGAGACCGCGGCGAAGTACGGCATCGCGATCAACGCGCATGAGCCAATCCACGACACGGGCGAACGCCGCACCTGGCCCAACATGATCAGCCGTGAAGGGGCGCGCGGGCAGGAGTACAATGCGTGGGGCGGCGACGGCGGCAACCCGCCCGAGCACGAGACGATTCTCTTCTTCACGCGCATGCTGGCCGGCCCGATGGACTATACGCCGGGTATCTTCGACATCGAGATCACGCGCCCCACCGGCAAGCCGCGTCCCCACGAGGCGTCACGCCCGCGCACGACGCTCGCCAAGCAGCTGGCGCTGTATGTGGTGCTCTACTCGCCCATCCAGATGGCCGCCGACCTGCCGGAGAACTACGAGGGACAGCCGGCGTTCCAGTTCGTCCGCGACGTCGCCGTGGACTGGGACACCACGCGCGTGCTGGAGGGAAAGATCGGGGACTACGTCGTCGTGGCGCGCAAGGCGAAGGCCAGGGACGAGTGGTTCATCGGGGCCATCACCGATGAGTCGGCGCGCACGTTCACGGTGCGCCTGCCGTTCCTGACGGCGGGCAAGAGATACGTCGCCGAGATCTACGCAGACGGACCGGGCGCGCATTACCTGACGAAGCCCACGGCCGTGCAGATCCTGAAGGCCGACGTGACGTCGACATCGGCGCTGACGCTCAAGCTCGCCCCGGGAGGGGGACAGGCGATACGCATCCGGCCGGTCGCGCGCTAA
- a CDS encoding alpha/beta hydrolase — MLLVSLALVFMGSLGAYLVKTDFGRVDVIGLTLPTQDGQWVAADIFRPLAATAKNPVPLVVVCPGFERSKESLDSYAIELARRGMAVITIDPYAQGASSSSRQRRSATLEGYGVIPMVEYVASTPNLNYVDKTRIGAAGYSAGGNAVIQAAAHFGGRLRPARRAATAPDSANAKAARDATAAAPAPTPKKKSAASKKGEKAGATRDSAVTPAPKPPSKLAAVFVGGYVLTLTDSVLGPVRSNVGMDYALHDEGAFRNALKNADMRHAPEALRLVNSGLPKDSAVTVVEIGKAYGDPARRTMRLVYNTNNIHPLLPYDPRSVGHMVDYFTTVFGMTPTMSGTQQLWWLKELFTLMALVGGLLFLVPCGALLLTVPAFSALAKAVPPALPKPGRTGTVIYWTNFTVGALLACFLFIPMVLLTFKVFPTASAAQPTWWFPQRINNAVLLWAVANGLIGLLIFWLTYRLHGRRNGASPEMFGLQTTWGELGRTFLLSLAVAGGFFVLLFACYGIFHTDFRFLFVSAPASFPRRMLLVALMYLPLFFIFYFANSVRVNAAGRFAHQPEWRSLLINGLGNSVGLVLILAIQYASFVSTGTVYWTAEWLFANLLFGIIPMMFLLPLYNRWFFQLTGRVYLGPMVTCLVFVMMMLTSNVCYIPLP; from the coding sequence ATGCTGCTCGTCTCACTCGCGCTGGTTTTCATGGGCAGCCTCGGTGCGTATCTGGTGAAGACTGATTTTGGCCGCGTGGATGTTATCGGCCTCACGCTTCCCACCCAGGACGGGCAGTGGGTCGCGGCCGACATCTTCCGGCCCCTCGCTGCGACCGCCAAGAACCCCGTGCCTCTCGTCGTGGTGTGCCCGGGGTTTGAGCGCAGCAAGGAATCACTCGACAGCTATGCCATCGAGCTTGCGCGGCGCGGAATGGCCGTGATCACCATCGATCCGTACGCGCAGGGTGCGTCGAGCAGTTCTCGTCAGCGACGGTCGGCGACGCTCGAAGGCTACGGCGTCATCCCGATGGTCGAGTACGTCGCCAGCACGCCCAACCTGAACTACGTCGACAAGACGCGCATCGGCGCGGCGGGATACTCGGCGGGCGGCAATGCCGTGATCCAGGCGGCGGCGCACTTCGGTGGACGCTTGCGCCCGGCGCGCCGCGCGGCCACGGCGCCGGATTCGGCAAACGCGAAGGCTGCGAGAGATGCGACTGCCGCGGCGCCCGCCCCTACACCGAAGAAGAAATCGGCCGCCAGCAAGAAGGGCGAAAAGGCCGGCGCAACGCGGGACTCGGCCGTGACGCCCGCGCCGAAGCCGCCGAGCAAGCTCGCCGCGGTCTTTGTCGGCGGTTACGTGCTGACGCTGACCGACAGTGTGCTTGGTCCCGTGCGGTCCAATGTCGGCATGGACTACGCGCTGCACGACGAGGGTGCCTTCCGCAACGCGCTCAAGAACGCCGACATGCGCCATGCGCCGGAAGCGCTGCGGCTCGTGAACTCGGGCCTGCCCAAGGACAGCGCCGTGACCGTCGTCGAGATCGGCAAGGCGTACGGCGACCCGGCCAGGCGCACGATGCGCCTCGTGTACAACACCAACAACATCCACCCGCTCCTGCCGTACGACCCACGCTCCGTCGGACATATGGTCGACTACTTCACGACCGTGTTCGGGATGACGCCGACGATGTCCGGCACGCAGCAGCTGTGGTGGCTGAAGGAGCTCTTCACGCTGATGGCGCTGGTGGGTGGCCTGCTCTTTCTCGTTCCCTGCGGCGCGCTCCTGCTCACGGTGCCGGCGTTCAGCGCGCTCGCCAAGGCGGTCCCTCCGGCCCTGCCGAAGCCCGGCCGCACGGGCACCGTCATCTACTGGACGAATTTCACGGTCGGCGCGCTCCTCGCTTGCTTCCTGTTCATTCCGATGGTCCTGCTGACCTTCAAGGTCTTTCCGACAGCGAGCGCGGCGCAGCCCACGTGGTGGTTCCCGCAGCGCATCAACAACGCGGTGCTGTTGTGGGCCGTCGCCAACGGGCTCATTGGACTGCTGATCTTCTGGCTGACCTACCGGCTGCACGGCAGGCGGAACGGCGCCTCGCCCGAGATGTTCGGCCTCCAGACCACATGGGGTGAACTGGGCCGCACGTTCCTGCTCTCGCTTGCGGTAGCGGGGGGTTTCTTCGTCCTGCTCTTCGCCTGCTACGGCATCTTCCACACCGACTTCCGCTTTCTCTTTGTGTCGGCGCCCGCGTCGTTCCCGCGCCGGATGCTGCTCGTGGCGCTGATGTACCTGCCGCTGTTCTTCATCTTCTATTTCGCCAATTCGGTGCGCGTGAATGCCGCCGGACGTTTTGCGCACCAGCCCGAATGGCGCAGCCTGCTGATCAACGGACTCGGCAATTCGGTCGGGCTCGTGCTCATTCTCGCCATTCAATACGCCAGTTTCGTGAGCACGGGCACGGTGTACTGGACGGCCGAGTGGCTGTTCGCGAACCTGCTGTTCGGCATCATCCCGATGATGTTCCTGCTCCCGCTCTACAACCGCTGGTTCTTCCAGCTGACGGGACGCGTTTATCTCGGTCCGATGGTCACCTGTCTCGTCTTCGTGATGATGATGCTGACGAGCAACGTCTGCTACATCCCGTTGCCGTAG
- a CDS encoding TIGR01777 family oxidoreductase, protein MRIGVTGSSGLIGGALVSALRAAGHETIGIGRGRDSDVRWNPETGTIDAAACAGISAFIHLAGASIGERWTAARKRAIRDSRVLGTRLIARTAAALAPRPRVLICASAVGIYGDAGDAICDEATPAGRDFLAEVGTAWEAAADPARDAGIRTVHLRFGVVLSRKGGALPRMLPVFRLGGGGTLGRGTQWMSWIALEDVVRIAQFALERDDLAGAVNAVAPTPVTNAEFTRALARAVRRPALFPVPAIVLKLMFGEMAEGTLLASQRVVPRRLLAAGFEFRHPSLDTALRAAVNA, encoded by the coding sequence ATGCGCATTGGCGTGACGGGGTCGAGTGGGTTGATCGGTGGCGCGCTGGTTTCGGCGCTGCGTGCCGCGGGACATGAGACGATCGGCATCGGGCGCGGCCGCGACAGCGACGTGCGGTGGAACCCGGAAACCGGGACGATCGACGCGGCAGCGTGCGCCGGCATATCGGCGTTCATCCACCTCGCGGGCGCCAGCATCGGCGAACGATGGACGGCGGCGCGCAAGCGGGCCATTCGCGACAGCCGCGTCCTGGGCACGCGGCTCATCGCCCGCACTGCGGCCGCGCTCGCTCCACGCCCGCGCGTGCTGATCTGCGCCTCCGCCGTGGGCATCTACGGCGACGCGGGGGACGCGATCTGCGATGAAGCGACGCCGGCCGGCCGGGACTTCCTCGCGGAAGTCGGCACGGCGTGGGAGGCGGCCGCCGATCCGGCGCGCGACGCCGGCATCCGCACCGTGCACCTGCGGTTCGGCGTGGTGCTGTCACGCAAGGGCGGGGCGCTGCCGCGCATGCTCCCAGTCTTCAGGCTGGGGGGTGGTGGCACGCTCGGGCGCGGCACGCAGTGGATGAGCTGGATCGCACTCGAGGATGTGGTGCGCATTGCGCAGTTCGCGCTCGAGCGCGACGACCTCGCCGGTGCCGTGAACGCGGTGGCTCCCACGCCGGTGACGAATGCGGAGTTCACGCGCGCGCTGGCCCGCGCCGTTCGTCGCCCCGCGCTCTTCCCGGTCCCCGCCATCGTTCTCAAGTTGATGTTCGGCGAGATGGCCGAGGGCACGCTGCTGGCGTCGCAGCGGGTGGTGCCGCGACGCCTGCTCGCCGCCGGTTTCGAGTTCCGCCATCCCTCCCTTGATACAGCGCTTCGCGCCGCGGTGAACGCATGA
- a CDS encoding DNA-3-methyladenine glycosylase, whose protein sequence is MKIPAVKAVAHLRAVDPVLADVIARVGPCQARARMEGTHFGAVMRSIVYQQLSGSAAATIHGRVLALFGNREPTPRAVLRMDETRLRAAGLSGQKTRYIKDLALHAAERRFPMERLHELDDAAVLETLTQVKGVGRWTAQMFLMFRLGRPDVLPDLDLGIQKGIQQAYGLRRLPTPQQVLKRGIPWAPYRTIASWYLWRLLDLPAD, encoded by the coding sequence ATGAAGATCCCCGCCGTCAAAGCCGTCGCGCATCTTCGCGCCGTCGACCCGGTGCTCGCCGATGTCATCGCCCGTGTCGGGCCGTGCCAGGCGAGGGCCCGGATGGAAGGCACGCACTTCGGCGCGGTGATGCGCTCGATCGTGTATCAACAACTCAGCGGATCGGCGGCGGCGACCATCCATGGCCGGGTGCTCGCCCTCTTCGGCAATCGCGAGCCCACGCCACGCGCGGTCCTGCGCATGGACGAGACGCGGCTGCGCGCCGCCGGGCTCAGCGGCCAGAAGACGCGCTACATCAAGGACCTGGCGCTGCACGCGGCCGAGCGTCGCTTCCCGATGGAACGCCTGCATGAACTTGACGACGCCGCCGTGCTGGAGACGCTCACGCAAGTGAAAGGGGTAGGACGCTGGACGGCGCAAATGTTCCTGATGTTCCGGCTCGGGCGCCCAGACGTGCTCCCCGACCTCGACCTTGGCATCCAGAAGGGGATCCAGCAGGCGTACGGATTGCGGCGGCTGCCCACCCCGCAGCAGGTGCTGAAGCGCGGCATTCCGTGGGCACCGTATCGCACCATCGCGAGTTGGTACCTGTGGCGGCTGCTGGACCTGCCAGCGGACTGA